A stretch of the Amia ocellicauda isolate fAmiCal2 chromosome 10, fAmiCal2.hap1, whole genome shotgun sequence genome encodes the following:
- the LOC136759841 gene encoding FERM domain-containing protein 7: MCESRGRPDFLKPPEKNAAVARKSSKETTLQLKVLFLDDTEQIFEVEQRILGNDFYNKVCGHLKLLEKEYFGLEFRNHTGSYVWLELLKPLAKQVKNINNLLFRFIVKFFPPDPGQLQKELTRYLFALQIKQDLGNGSLTCNDNSAALLVSHILQSELGDFDEELDMQHLESKRYVPNQEYLDNKIMRFHKKHRGQSPADCDVQLLEVARKLDMYGIRPHPANDGEGMKINLAVTHMGVLVFQGNTKINTFSWAKVRKLSFKRKNFLIKLHAKIVPSRKDTVEFTMASRDVSKAFWKMCVEYHAFFRLSEEPKSKHKSILYSKGSCFRYSGRTQKQLLECVGKGEKKNLPFERKHCKAHYDTRQCRSSPDLLTDVSKQAYEQMHSFERPGYSKTSSEKAPQPVLSGKRSQSAVEVVFSAELERSKPEADPAAFSQSRSNSFSSFQAEGQTEGQVGLLQSQRQRMCFARSNSITEVHRSRLITNPQLLRRSDSPGYPLAVEGFVSSASFYLDRPPRLPRHTSLAEDVIRSSSFSSPATISPSGRRHKYRHNGLYQAGVTSCSSRINIGREDTGHFSDDSSYQTALPKRSWSQSDMKFLHPTHSSEFRPLGYYPHLSRRSGMVRHMLPQHGHTDRPNSLCVMDRFGAGTDFSDSDSDSIYPYYYPILGKLVKATPLARMRISSGSLQLDEEEEDSFNLSDCEGVSPSVTAAELQS, translated from the exons ATGTGTGAAAGCAGGGGCAGACCAGACTTCTTAAAGCCCCCAGAAAAAAATGCTGCAGTGGCCCGCAAGAGCTCCAAAGAAACGACCCTGCAGCTAAAAGTGTTGTTTCTGGATGACACTGAACAGATATTTGAGGTTGAG caaaGAATTCTGGGAAATGACTTCTACAACAAAGTCTGTGGGCACCTGAAGCTGCTGGAGAAGGAGTACTTTGGGCTCGAGTTCCGGAATCACACTGGGAGCTAC GTATGGTTGGAACTGCTGAAGCCGCTTGCAAAGCAAGTTAAAA ACATAAACAACCTTTTGTTTAGGTTCATAGTGAAGTTTTTCCCACCTGATCCAGGACAACTGCAGAAAGAGCTGACGAG gtATCTGTTCGCCCTGCAGATCAAGCAGGATCTGGGCAATGGAAGCCTCACTTGCAATGACAACAGTGCTGCTCTGCTGGTGTCCCACATCTTGCAAT CAGAGCTGGGCGATTTTGATGAAGAGCTTGATATGCAGCATTTGGAGAGTAAACGATACGTCCCCAACCAAGAATACCTGGATAACAAGATCATGAGGTTTCACAAGAAACACAg AGGCCAGTCACCAGCAGATTGTGACGTCCAGCTGTTAGAGGTAGCCAGGAAGCTGGACATGTATGGAATACGACCTCACCCGGCCAACGACGGAGAGGGAATGAAGATCAATCTGGCGGTCACGCACATGGGGGTTCTGGTGTTCCAG GGTAACACCAAAATAAACACCTTTAGCTGGGCCAAAGTTCGCAAGCTCAGCTTTAAAAGGAAAAACTTTTTGATAAAGCTCCATGCAAAAATCGTT CCATCCCGGAAAGACACGGTGGAGTTCACCATGGCTAGCAGAGACGTTAGCAAGGCCTTCTGGAAGATGTGTGTGGAGTACCACGCCTTCTTCCGGCTCTCGGAGGAGCCCAAATCCAAACACAAGTCCATCCTCTACAGCAAGGGCTCCTGCTTCAGATACAG TGGAAGAACCCAAAAGCAACTGCTGGAGTGTGTgggaaaaggagagaaaaagaaCCTGCCCTTCGAAAG gaaGCACTGTAAAGCTCATTACGATACCCGCCAGTGCAGGTCCTCCCCCGATCTGCTGACAGATGTCTCCAAACag GCATACGAGCAGATGCACTCCTTTGAAAGGCCTGGTTACAGTAAAACCTCCAGTGAGAAAGCGCCACAGCCCGTCCTGAGTGGGAAACGCAGCCAGTCGGCCGTGGAGGTGGTGTTCTCGGCAGAGCTGGAGCGCTCCAAACCCGAGGCCGACCCAGCGGCCTTCAGCCAGTCACGCAGCAACTCGTTCTCGTCTTTCCAGGCCGAGGGCCAAACCGAGGGCCAGGTCGGGCTCCTGCAGAGCCAGCGACAGCGCATGTGCTTCGCCAGGAGCAACAGCATCACAGAGGTCCATCGTAGCCGGCTGATCACCAACCCCCAATTGCTGCGGCGCTCAGACTCGCCTGGCTACCCCCTAGCTGTGGAGGGCTTCGTCTCCAGCGCCTCCTTCTACCTGGACCGCCCCCCCCGCCTGCCCCGACACACCTCTCTCGCGGAAGACGTCATCAGGTCCTCCAGCTTCTCCAGCCCCGCCACCATCTCTCCCTCCGGCCGGCGCCACAAGTACAGACACAACGGCCTCTACCAGGCGGGGGTGACCAGCTGCAGCAGCCGCATCAACATCGGGAGGGAGGACACGGGTCACTTCAGCGACGACTCCAGCTACCAAACCGCCCTGCCCAAGAGGTCCTGGAGCCAGTCTGACATGAAGTTCCTGCACCCGACTCACTCCTCCGAGTTCAGACCCCTGGGGTACTACCCTCACTTGTCTCGGAGGTCCGGTATGGTACGCCACATGTTGCCACAGCACGGGCACACGGACCGCCCCAATTCGCTCTGTGTGATGGACAGATTTGGCGCTGGAACCGATTTCAGCGATTCTGACTCTGACAGCATCTATCCATACTACTACCCCATCCTTGGCAAACTGGTGAAAGCCACCCCGCTGGCCAGGATGAGGATTTCGTCCGGCAGCCTCCAGCTggatgaagaggaggaggactcCTTCAACCTGAGTGACTGTGAGGGCGTCAGTCCGTCGGTGACTGCGGCTGAGCTCCAGTCTTGA